In Aulosira sp. FACHB-615, the following are encoded in one genomic region:
- the rpsU gene encoding 30S ribosomal protein S21: protein MTQVVLGENEGIDSALRRFKRQVSKAGILADVKYHRHFETPLEKRKRKAVAARRKRRFK, encoded by the coding sequence ATGACCCAAGTGGTTCTAGGCGAAAACGAAGGAATAGATTCAGCATTACGTCGATTTAAGCGTCAAGTATCCAAGGCTGGTATACTTGCCGACGTAAAATATCATCGGCACTTTGAAACACCATTAGAAAAGCGCAAACGTAAAGCTGTAGCAGCAAGACGCAAGCGCCGTTTTAAATAA
- the rsmI gene encoding 16S rRNA (cytidine(1402)-2'-O)-methyltransferase — protein MTNDKPQPGTLYVVGTPIGNLEDITFRAVRILQTVDLIAAEDTRHTGKLLQHFQVKTPQISYHEHNRNSRIPEILEHLNHGKAIALVSDAGMPGISDPGYELIKACIDAGIKVVPIPGASAAITALSAAGLPTDKFAFEGFLPPKAQQRREYLETLQTESRTLIFYESPHRLTDTLQDLAAAFGDERQIVLARELTKLYEEFWRGTIADAIAHYQQREPQGEYTLLVAGTPATQPLLTETQLKAELQQLIRQGISRSQASRQLAKFTSLSRREVYQLALSIEESNE, from the coding sequence ATGACAAATGACAAACCCCAACCAGGAACACTTTACGTTGTTGGCACACCCATTGGCAACTTAGAAGATATTACCTTTCGGGCGGTGCGAATTTTGCAAACAGTAGATTTAATTGCTGCGGAAGACACGCGCCACACAGGGAAATTACTCCAACATTTTCAAGTTAAAACACCCCAAATCAGTTATCACGAACATAATCGCAATAGTCGCATTCCAGAAATTTTAGAGCATTTAAATCATGGTAAAGCGATCGCGTTGGTTAGTGATGCAGGTATGCCAGGAATTTCTGATCCTGGCTATGAACTAATTAAAGCTTGTATTGACGCAGGGATCAAAGTAGTACCAATTCCTGGTGCGAGTGCAGCCATTACCGCTTTGAGTGCGGCGGGTTTACCGACAGATAAGTTTGCGTTTGAAGGTTTTTTACCACCGAAAGCACAACAACGACGGGAATATTTAGAAACCTTGCAGACAGAATCTCGCACCTTAATTTTCTACGAATCGCCCCATCGTTTAACAGATACTTTGCAAGATTTAGCAGCAGCTTTTGGGGACGAACGCCAAATTGTGCTGGCGCGGGAACTAACTAAATTGTACGAAGAATTTTGGCGCGGTACAATTGCCGATGCGATCGCTCATTACCAACAACGAGAACCCCAAGGTGAATACACTTTACTTGTTGCAGGAACACCAGCCACCCAGCCTTTATTAACCGAAACACAACTCAAAGCAGAATTACAACAGTTAATTAGGCAAGGAATATCCCGTTCTCAAGCCAGCCGTCAACTAGCCAAATTTACCTCACTTTCCCGGCGCGAAGTTTATCAATTGGCTTTGTCTATTGAAGAAAGTAATGAGTAA
- a CDS encoding sugar kinase, giving the protein MVTNLKSKIQNLKSHRGLFVGLVTLDLIYLADAAPQNNQKLVANDYTVAAGGPATNAAVTFAHLGNYANILGVVGSHPMTQLIYSDLENYRVAIADLDPNKPTPPPVSSIIVTQATGERAIISINAVKTQANKASVPDNILSDINIVLIDGHQIEVGKAIAQTAKAHHIPVVIDGGSWKHGFEEILPFVDYAVCSANFYPPGCETEQQVFDYLSSFNIPHIAITHGDQPITYLSQNQSATITVPRITAVDTLGAGDIVHGAFCHYILSENFPDALAQAASIAANSCKFFGTRRWMEVKQ; this is encoded by the coding sequence ATGGTGACTAATCTAAAATCCAAAATCCAAAATTTAAAATCACATCGCGGATTATTTGTCGGGTTAGTCACCTTAGATTTGATTTATCTGGCTGATGCTGCTCCGCAAAATAATCAAAAGTTGGTGGCTAATGACTATACTGTAGCAGCAGGCGGCCCGGCTACAAATGCGGCGGTAACTTTTGCCCATTTAGGAAATTATGCAAATATCTTGGGTGTGGTTGGTTCTCACCCCATGACGCAACTTATTTATAGTGACTTAGAAAATTATAGAGTAGCGATCGCCGACCTAGACCCCAACAAACCCACACCACCACCTGTCTCTTCAATTATTGTTACCCAAGCCACCGGCGAACGAGCGATTATTTCGATTAACGCTGTGAAGACTCAAGCCAACAAAGCATCTGTCCCAGATAATATTTTGTCAGATATTAATATTGTATTGATTGATGGACACCAAATAGAAGTAGGGAAAGCGATCGCGCAAACTGCAAAAGCTCATCATATCCCAGTAGTCATTGATGGTGGTAGCTGGAAACACGGCTTTGAGGAAATCTTACCCTTTGTCGATTATGCCGTTTGTTCGGCAAATTTCTATCCTCCTGGCTGTGAGACAGAACAACAGGTTTTTGATTATCTCAGCAGTTTTAACATTCCCCACATTGCCATTACCCACGGTGATCAACCAATTACATATCTAAGTCAGAATCAAAGTGCTACTATAACCGTACCGCGAATTACCGCAGTTGACACCCTGGGGGCTGGTGATATTGTTCACGGCGCTTTCTGCCACTATATATTAAGTGAAAATTTCCCCGATGCTTTAGCACAAGCCGCATCTATCGCCGCTAATTCCTGTAAATTTTTTGGCACACGTCGCTGGATGGAAGTAAAACAATGA